One Tolypothrix bouteillei VB521301 DNA window includes the following coding sequences:
- the cas1d gene encoding type I-D CRISPR-associated endonuclease Cas1d, with product MSVLYVTQPDAVLSKAAEAFKVALKQEDGNWEKKSVPAQTVEQVVLMGNPQITGDALVYALELGMPVHYLSGFGKYLGSALPAYSRNGQLRLAQYAAYCDAAHRLEIVKTIVTGKIHNQHAVLYRHDQKDNPLKARKQLVKEQTTLNELRGVEGLAAREYFAAWSKMLEEEWSFHGRNRRPPTDAINALLGFAYGLLQVQVTAAVHMAGLDPYVGYLHEATRGQPAMVLDLMEEFRPLIADNLILSVISHKEIKPDDFTDNLSAYRLCESGRKQFLQAWERKMNDEFKHPTFGYHCSYRRAIELQARLFSRHLQEGIPYKALTLR from the coding sequence ATGTCTGTTCTCTACGTCACTCAACCGGATGCAGTTTTAAGCAAAGCTGCAGAAGCTTTTAAAGTTGCTCTCAAACAAGAAGATGGCAACTGGGAGAAAAAATCGGTTCCCGCCCAAACTGTCGAACAAGTGGTGTTGATGGGAAATCCCCAGATTACAGGTGATGCACTAGTGTATGCTTTAGAACTGGGAATGCCCGTACATTACCTTTCCGGTTTTGGTAAATACTTGGGTTCCGCGCTTCCTGCATACTCTCGTAACGGTCAGTTGCGACTGGCGCAGTATGCTGCTTATTGTGATGCAGCCCATCGTTTGGAAATTGTCAAAACAATTGTGACTGGCAAAATCCACAATCAACACGCTGTTTTATACCGCCACGACCAAAAAGACAATCCCCTGAAAGCTCGCAAACAGCTTGTTAAAGAACAAACAACCCTCAATGAGTTGCGCGGTGTTGAAGGATTGGCTGCGCGAGAATATTTTGCCGCTTGGTCAAAGATGCTTGAGGAAGAATGGTCATTTCACGGTAGAAATCGTCGCCCTCCCACGGATGCAATCAATGCATTATTGGGTTTTGCCTACGGGCTTTTGCAAGTTCAGGTAACGGCTGCAGTACATATGGCTGGTTTAGACCCCTACGTTGGTTACCTGCATGAAGCCACAAGAGGACAGCCAGCTATGGTTCTCGATTTGATGGAAGAATTTCGCCCGTTGATTGCTGATAATTTGATTCTTTCGGTCATCAGCCATAAAGAAATTAAGCCCGATGATTTTACCGATAATCTTAGTGCATATCGGCTGTGCGAAAGCGGACGCAAACAGTTTTTGCAAGCGTGGGAACGAAAAATGAACGATGAGTTTAAGCATCCCACCTTTGGATATCATTGCAGCTACCGACGAGCGATCGAATTGCAAGCACGATTGTTCAGTCGGCATTTACAAGAAGGAATTCCTTACAAAGCTCTGACACTGCGATGA
- the cas2 gene encoding CRISPR-associated endonuclease Cas2, with amino-acid sequence MSTLFCLVIYDLPDNKAANKRRTKLHKMLSGYGTWTQYSVFECFLTATQFAKLTVQVENLIKPVEDSVRIYVLDAGSVRKTITYGSEQPRQQDTIIL; translated from the coding sequence ATGAGTACTCTGTTTTGCCTCGTAATTTACGACTTGCCAGACAATAAAGCAGCAAATAAACGGCGAACAAAGCTCCACAAAATGCTTTCTGGCTATGGGACATGGACGCAGTACAGCGTATTTGAATGTTTTTTGACCGCCACGCAGTTTGCTAAACTGACAGTGCAAGTTGAGAACTTGATTAAACCTGTCGAAGATTCAGTACGGATCTATGTTTTAGATGCGGGCTCGGTACGCAAGACCATTACCTACGGTTCCGAGCAACCTCGACAGCAAGATACAATAATATTATGA
- a CDS encoding antitoxin translates to MNTTQLIMNGDTQTVILPKEFQLQGNEVYIKKVGNAVVLISKENPWQTLFDSLDIFSEDFMENREQLYLEDREDLE, encoded by the coding sequence ATGAATACTACTCAATTAATAATGAATGGAGATACACAAACGGTTATATTACCTAAAGAATTTCAATTACAAGGTAATGAAGTTTATATTAAAAAAGTAGGTAATGCTGTGGTACTGATTTCTAAGGAAAATCCTTGGCAAACATTATTTGATAGTCTAGATATTTTCTCTGAAGACTTTATGGAAAATAGAGAACAGCTTTATTTAGAAGACAGAGAAGATTTGGAATGA
- the vapC gene encoding type II toxin-antitoxin system tRNA(fMet)-specific endonuclease VapC yields MRFLLDTNTCIYIIKRKPKKVLDKFQALDISDVGISSITIAELEYGVYKSQRQEQNRIALTQFLIPLQVVPFDEQATQTYGNIRAELENQGIVIGSMDMLIVSQAICLGLILVTNNVRELSRIPALMLENWVD; encoded by the coding sequence ATGAGATTTTTGTTAGATACAAATACTTGCATCTACATTATTAAACGTAAACCAAAGAAAGTACTAGATAAATTTCAAGCGTTAGATATATCTGACGTGGGAATTTCATCAATTACAATTGCAGAACTTGAATACGGCGTATACAAAAGTCAACGTCAAGAGCAAAATCGGATAGCGCTGACTCAATTTTTAATTCCTTTACAGGTTGTACCTTTTGATGAACAAGCAACACAAACCTATGGAAACATTCGAGCAGAGTTAGAGAACCAAGGAATTGTAATTGGGTCTATGGATATGCTCATTGTATCTCAAGCAATTTGTCTGGGGTTAATTTTAGTCACTAATAACGTGAGAGAATTATCACGAATCCCCGCACTGATGTTAGAAAATTGGGTGGATTAG